The Collibacillus ludicampi region GCCAGGAAGATTGGGTGGAGCAGATCGTCCGTATATTTGGAAAAGATATTGTAGAAATCAAAGATTAGGGGGACGTTGTGATGAAAAACATGAATCAATTGATGAAGCAAGCGAAGAAGATGCAGGAGGAGATGTTGAAAGCGCAAGAAGCGTTGGGCGAGAAAACGGTGGAAGGAACCGCCGGAGGTGGCGTCGTGACGGTCGTGGTGACAGGACATAAGCTCGTTCAATCGGTGACGATCAAACCGGAGGCGGTCGATCCGGACGATGTGGAAATGCTTCAGGATCTCGTCTTGACGGCTATCAATGATGCCATGAAAAAAGCGGATGAATTGGTCGCGAATGAAATGTCGAAATATACCCGCGGGCTCAATTTGCCGGGCTTGTTTTAAACATTGAGCGGGCGACTATTCGTTTGAAAGAGGAGAGGCCATGCTGTATTATCCTCAACCGATTTCCGACCTGATTGACGGTTTCATGCGGTTGCCGGGGATCGGGCCAAAAACGGCGCAACGTTTGGCTTTTCATGTGTTATCGATGAATGAAGACGATGTCATCGGCATTGCCAAGGCGTTGGTCAATGCGAAAAGACATCTGCATTATTGTTCGCAATGCTGCAACATTACGGACGTGGATCCATGCCGTATCTGTAGAGACCCATCACGCAACCGCCAGCTCCTATGCGTGGTGCAGGACGCGAAAGATGTGGTGGCGATGGAGAAAACGCGCGAATATACAGGTCTCTATCATGTTCTGCAAGGAGCGATATCTCCGATCGAAGGAATCGGTCCTGACAAAATTCGCATCACAGAATTGCTACGCAGATTGCAGACGCCTGAAGCGCAAGAGATCAAAGAGATCATTTTGGCGACGAACCCCAACATTGAAGGGGAAGCCACCGCCATGTATATTTCGCGGCTGCTCAAGCCTACGGGAATCAAGATCACACGGATCGCACACGGATTGCCTGTTGGCGGCGATCTGGAATATGCGGATGAGGTGACCCTTTCAAAAGCGCTGGAAGGCAGGCGCGAATTATAGATATGGATCCCGGATGGGAAGACCAAGCTCCAAAGGTATGATCCTGAGGGGCTTTTTTGTTGCGATTTTTCAGAATATCTTTCCTCTTCACCGACTATACTCTAGTAACACGCAAAACTAGATGAGAGGTGAAAGCGGTGAAGTGGAAGGATTGGTGGGAACGTTTCCGGAAAACGGAGAAAGAAAGACAGGAAGAACAGGAAAGGAATGAAGAGAGGCTATTGATTGAGGAGATCGAGAAAGCGAAGGAGGAATGGTTGCAGGCCCAGTCCCGCCTTGATTGTGTAACTGATCCCGAGTTAATTGATCATGCCATTTTTTTGATCGAAGCCGCTGAGAAGAAATATATGTATCTGCTGCGCAAAGCGCGCAAGCAAGGGATCGTTAAGGAAATCCCTATGGTGAACGCCATTTCATAGGAAAAAACGAGGTGCCTCTCTTATGAGGGAACCTCGTTTTTTCATCGTTTAGATCGATTAATATCCTCGTTTTGCAAGAATCAACCCGCTTAAACCGCCGATCAGAGCAAAGATGATCAGATACGTAAAACCGACGGAAAAAGAGATGCCAAGAATATAGGTACCGATCGCGGCGATGATGTTCTCCAGCCCGTTCAACAGTCCTGCACCGGTTCCTACATTATGGCTGGGGAACATACGTTGCAGAGAACTCCAAATCGTTGGTAAGACCACTCCGTTCATAGCGGAAGAAATGGAGATCAGAATCATGGCGAGTGCAAGATTATCCGCGTGTGTTCCCAGAAAGAGCCCTACACCGGCAATAATGGTTCCGATTCCGGCGAAGATCGAGCGTTTCATTAGGCGGTCGCTGGCAAATGCGGTCAAGATAATACATACGGTCATCAATATATAAGGGAGCATATACCAGAAACCGGTCATATGCAGAGAAAGATGACGTACCTTGATGAGATAGGAAGGAAGCCAGAACAAAATCCCGTAGAAGACGGTAGCCATACCCGACCAGTTGATCAGCAGGAGCCAAAAATCCGTTTTGCTTAATACTTCACCTACGCTCACCTGTGTGGATGCGCTTTCATCCTTGCGCCCTGCCTGAATGTAAGCCAGCTCTTGGGAGGATACAAATCGGCTTTCTTCCGGGCGGTCTTTCGCTACGATCCATATGATCGGTGCCATAGCAAGGATACCGACTAATGCCATCACGATGAAAGGCGATTTCCATGTGCCCGTTGAAAGAATGAGCCATGTGACGAAAGGACCTGTAATGATCGGCCCCATGGTCAGCCCGAATTCCCAGAACATATTGGCGCGCGCTCGTTCGTGTGATGGGAACCACTCTTTCACCCATTTGGAGTTGAGCGGCCAATGCATACCTTCACCAAGACCCAAGAGAATACGAGAGAAAATGAGGGCCAATGAACTCCAGACAAAGCCGGTGAACAAAGTCATCAATGACCACCAGATGAGTGCGAACAGGGCGATTTTACGGGGACCGAAGCGATCGCTGAGATAGCCGCCAAATATATTGGACAAACCGTACGTAAAGAGAAAGAGGCTGTTGGCGAGAGCGAGCGCATGCGTAGTCACCACGCCGTCTTTGACCATCTCTGGACCTGCGATCGAAATGTTGGTACGGTCGATATACGAGATCAGCAATAATACCCACAAAGCAACGGCAAACCACCAACGGAAATTGGTTTGTTGATGACTGTTTGAACGATCATTCCATTGAGATGATACTGGATTCCGTAATGTTGACACAGGTATGCCTCCTTTACATTGAGATGTGATTGAAAGAAGATTGGGGATTTGGATTAAAATATATTTTTAATTTAATAATTAAATTGCATATAAGAATATGCATGATTATAAAAATTTAGGACAAATGTGTCTGTCGTTTATTCATATGAGAAATTTCAAGTATCCTTATGTGAGTTCACGTCCTTTTGTCTCTGGAAGGAACAAAATCACCAGTATTGCAGCGATGCCAAAGGAAATTGCCGTGATACTGAAAGCTGCTCCGAGCCCCATCGATTTGGCGAGAGTGCCTACGATAAAAGGAGCGGTTGCTGCCAAGGCTCTTCCAAAGTTGTAACAGAATCCTTGCCCAGTTGCACGAATTGATGTTGGAAACAATTCCGCCAAAACAGCACCAAAACCGCTAAAATACCCGGATCCAAAGAAAGCAACCAGCGGTCCGAGAAGTAGTAAACGAGTGGCATCATGCGTGAAGCCATAAAACGGTACCAGAATAGCCGCTAATCCAAAGAAGAGAATAAACGTAGCTTTACGTCCAATTTTATCTGCCAATAAGCCGAACGCAACGTACCCGAGCCATGCTCCCACTTGCATAATAACGATCCAACCAGTTTGTTTGACAATACTGAGCCCTGCACCTCCTTGTGAAACAGATGTGGCTAGATAGGAGGGAATCCAGGTAAATAATCCCCAATATCCAAATTGTGCACAAATACTCAAAGCAGAACCTAAAATCGTCCAGCGAACCACTTTTCGATCGAATATTTTAATGACAGAGCCTTCTTTTTCAGTATCTGACCTTGTATTTTTGCGAGCTTCCCAGATCTCCGGTTCTTTGGTGCCTTTTCGGATCAAAAAAGTAACCAAAGCAGGAACGATACCGAAGAAAAACACGCCCCTCCAGCCGAAAAGCGGAATGAGGAGACCGCTTACGACTGCTGCCAATGCATATCCGATCGCCCAGGAACCTTGCACAATTCCCATGGCTTTACCGCGATGTTCAGCGGGCCATGATTCAGTGATCAGCGCTGCACCCGCAACCCATTCTCCCCCCATGCCGAGACCCAGGAAAGTGCGTAAAATGGCTAATTGAGTAACGGTTTGTGAAAACCCGCATAATGCGGTAAAAACTGAATAAACGATGATACTGATCATTAATGAACGGGTTCGCCCGAATTTATCGGCAAGAATTCCAAATATTAAACCACCCAAAGCGGAACTTAAAAGTGTGAGAGTCGCCAAAAATCCCCCCATGGATTTGTCCATATGTAAATCGGACATTAAGTAAACCAATACCATCGAATATAACATGACATCCATGGCATCCAACATCCATCCCAAACTTGATGCCAATAACGCTTGCCACTGAGCTGGAGTGATTTGCCTAAACCAAGGACGAGTTTGTACAGAACGGTTCATTTCCACTTGCGCCATACGTGATCCTCCTTTTGTTATGTCGAAAGTCCTAGCAAAATAGCCGGATTCTGGCATGCCATTCTGTGTATTTCTTTTTCTTCCAATCCGTATTCCAACAATAGTTCAATAAATTTCTGATAACCTACCGTCGGTGTGGGATGGTTTGCTTG contains the following coding sequences:
- a CDS encoding YbaB/EbfC family nucleoid-associated protein, which produces MKNMNQLMKQAKKMQEEMLKAQEALGEKTVEGTAGGGVVTVVVTGHKLVQSVTIKPEAVDPDDVEMLQDLVLTAINDAMKKADELVANEMSKYTRGLNLPGLF
- a CDS encoding MFS transporter, with protein sequence MSTLRNPVSSQWNDRSNSHQQTNFRWWFAVALWVLLLISYIDRTNISIAGPEMVKDGVVTTHALALANSLFLFTYGLSNIFGGYLSDRFGPRKIALFALIWWSLMTLFTGFVWSSLALIFSRILLGLGEGMHWPLNSKWVKEWFPSHERARANMFWEFGLTMGPIITGPFVTWLILSTGTWKSPFIVMALVGILAMAPIIWIVAKDRPEESRFVSSQELAYIQAGRKDESASTQVSVGEVLSKTDFWLLLINWSGMATVFYGILFWLPSYLIKVRHLSLHMTGFWYMLPYILMTVCIILTAFASDRLMKRSIFAGIGTIIAGVGLFLGTHADNLALAMILISISSAMNGVVLPTIWSSLQRMFPSHNVGTGAGLLNGLENIIAAIGTYILGISFSVGFTYLIIFALIGGLSGLILAKRGY
- a CDS encoding DUF2508 family protein, giving the protein MKWKDWWERFRKTEKERQEEQERNEERLLIEEIEKAKEEWLQAQSRLDCVTDPELIDHAIFLIEAAEKKYMYLLRKARKQGIVKEIPMVNAIS
- the recR gene encoding recombination mediator RecR yields the protein MYYPQPISDLIDGFMRLPGIGPKTAQRLAFHVLSMNEDDVIGIAKALVNAKRHLHYCSQCCNITDVDPCRICRDPSRNRQLLCVVQDAKDVVAMEKTREYTGLYHVLQGAISPIEGIGPDKIRITELLRRLQTPEAQEIKEIILATNPNIEGEATAMYISRLLKPTGIKITRIAHGLPVGGDLEYADEVTLSKALEGRREL
- a CDS encoding MFS transporter; the encoded protein is MAQVEMNRSVQTRPWFRQITPAQWQALLASSLGWMLDAMDVMLYSMVLVYLMSDLHMDKSMGGFLATLTLLSSALGGLIFGILADKFGRTRSLMISIIVYSVFTALCGFSQTVTQLAILRTFLGLGMGGEWVAGAALITESWPAEHRGKAMGIVQGSWAIGYALAAVVSGLLIPLFGWRGVFFFGIVPALVTFLIRKGTKEPEIWEARKNTRSDTEKEGSVIKIFDRKVVRWTILGSALSICAQFGYWGLFTWIPSYLATSVSQGGAGLSIVKQTGWIVIMQVGAWLGYVAFGLLADKIGRKATFILFFGLAAILVPFYGFTHDATRLLLLGPLVAFFGSGYFSGFGAVLAELFPTSIRATGQGFCYNFGRALAATAPFIVGTLAKSMGLGAAFSITAISFGIAAILVILFLPETKGRELT